One genomic region from Leptolyngbyaceae cyanobacterium JSC-12 encodes:
- a CDS encoding putative ATPase (IMG reference gene:2510098268~PFAM: Protein kinase domain; GAF domain; Histidine kinase-, DNA gyrase B-, and HSP90-like ATPase; His Kinase A (phosphoacceptor) domain) yields the protein MITLAGYQVADKIYESSKTIVYRGQREIDSIPVVIKILKNEFPSPKELAIFRNQYNLTKDLNLTTVVRLYSLEPCQNGLALIMEDFEAHSLRTQIDLQPLDLDQFFAIAVQITQALADLHQHRIVHRDLKPANLLINPETGVVKITDFSIASVLTRENPILSSPDAIEGTLSYMSPEQTGRMNRGIDYRTDFYSLGVTFYELLTQQLPFQSNDPLELVHCHIARPPVSPTVLNPAIPVAVSNIVLKLMAKMAEDRYQSAIGLKHDLEQCQQQWLTNRTIAPFPLGQQDWCDRCQIPEKLYGREQELTALFTAFERVAGTGSREFMLISGYSGIGKTALVQELYKPLCNVRTGEETIRQQGYFISGKFDQLQRNIPYSAIVHAFQSLVRQLLTENTLHLNQWRDKLLAALGTNGQIMIDVIPEIELILGKQPAVTPLPPAEAQNRFDLVFQSFVRVFCQQTHPLVIFLDDLQWADSATLRLIKLMLTDQQTEYLFLIGAYRNNEITATHPLILTLEELQQHNVSINQIILNSLTFEHISNLISETLHHDSKTIEPLAKLVHSKTAGNPFFINEFLKALHQEDLLRFNLATQQWEWVIAEIEAMDITDNVVELMIRKLQKLPQPTQVILQIAACIGNRFDLNTLAIAHPSSLHELDQALLPAAQAGLISAASKPVVIQTDAGTYSLMVLHYKFLHDRIQQAAYALIEPTQRQVVHWQIGQLLLKKLDQSQQIERIFELLKHLNLGQSQIVSQAERDELARLNLIAAQRAKAATAYIAAKDYLEEAEKNLGENCWVDQYELTLKLYKERAEIGYLLGNLQQAEELVYKILTHSKSIIERAEVHRLLIIIYTLQGRYQEAIQAARKGLALVGVDVPETDLQAALDTEMKQARQRLDNCEIATLVNAPEVTQPEKRVALELLMYAGSPTYISDQALWRVLNMKLVNFSLQYGHRPESAHGYANYGLLLGTLEQDYWTGYEFGQLGLAISDRFHSQVEKCKTCLVIGNCINHWVKPLREDELIFLEGYRAGLESGELQYAGYNIGYTFASSFYQGVNLELLHTRTLGYLEFTQQTKNQFATDVLLAGQLAIENLICDRSNLLQFGDQILSEAAFLTNCQIHCTFVGICHYYIYKAQILFLYEEFSEALQCIQAAKALLSSIPSNISLVAYHFYESLILLALYPDATDAEKPIYWEQITNNQAQMKCWMSYCPANFLHLYQLIEAEIARVSGKDWLAIEFYDQAIAAAKENQFIQDEALANELAAKFWLSKNKSKLAKPYLLDAYYNYQNWGAKTKLTNLKQNYPSLLTSITNSSHELSIQTTTRLTSYSGSSTSTTTHSLDLGTFLKASQAIAQEIELDSLLQTLMKVVLENAGAEKGALILLVEGEAVIVVQGISDRNGIMVSNSLPVAIQDALPIQIVHYVCRTQENLILDDATTVPTFAFDPYIIQYQPKSILACPISYQGKLTGVLYLENGQTTSAFTSDRVEVLTLLAAQIATSLENATLYRELQTANSALKISEARERERALQLEQSLHKLQQTQAQLIQTEKISSLGQLVAGIAHEVNNPVGFISGNLSYAQQYVADLINLVNLFRQHFPDLPDEIVDTIEDIDLDYLTDDLPKLITSMKLGTDRIREIMQSLRNYSRTDEGEKRAVDIHEGIEATLMILSHRLKANGHRPAIQLIKEYSNLPPVECYPGQLNQVFMNILANAIDALEEANQGKSYMQLEQSPNSITIRTSLDGDRVCIQIIDNGSGMPEDVRQKLFTPFFTTKPEGKGTGLGLSISYEIITVKHGGTLECLSTLGQGTTFLIKL from the coding sequence ATGATCACACTTGCAGGCTATCAAGTTGCAGACAAAATCTACGAAAGTTCCAAAACAATAGTATATCGTGGGCAGCGAGAGATTGATTCTATACCTGTCGTCATTAAAATCCTGAAAAATGAGTTTCCTTCACCCAAAGAATTAGCGATCTTTCGCAACCAATATAATCTCACTAAAGACTTAAATCTGACTACTGTAGTTCGTTTATATAGTCTGGAACCATGCCAAAACGGGTTAGCGTTAATCATGGAAGATTTTGAGGCACACTCCCTCAGAACCCAGATTGACCTCCAACCGCTGGACTTAGATCAATTTTTTGCGATCGCAGTGCAAATCACCCAGGCATTAGCTGATCTTCACCAACATCGAATTGTTCACCGCGATCTTAAACCTGCCAACTTGCTGATCAACCCTGAAACTGGAGTCGTCAAAATCACCGACTTCAGCATTGCCTCAGTTTTGACTAGAGAAAACCCAATTCTCAGTAGCCCCGATGCAATTGAAGGAACCCTGTCTTATATGTCGCCAGAACAAACAGGGCGAATGAATCGGGGCATCGATTACCGCACCGACTTTTATTCACTTGGGGTAACGTTTTACGAGTTACTCACCCAGCAACTTCCGTTCCAGAGTAACGATCCACTAGAACTGGTACATTGTCACATTGCCCGTCCACCCGTTTCCCCTACCGTCCTCAACCCAGCGATTCCGGTAGCTGTTTCCAACATTGTGCTAAAGCTAATGGCAAAGATGGCAGAAGATCGCTATCAAAGTGCAATTGGCTTAAAGCATGACTTGGAACAATGCCAGCAGCAATGGCTGACCAACCGCACGATCGCGCCTTTTCCCTTAGGGCAACAAGACTGGTGCGATCGCTGTCAAATCCCCGAAAAATTGTACGGACGAGAGCAAGAATTGACTGCCTTATTTACTGCATTTGAGCGAGTTGCAGGCACAGGCAGCCGGGAATTCATGCTGATCTCTGGCTATTCTGGCATTGGAAAAACCGCCCTTGTGCAAGAACTCTACAAACCACTGTGCAACGTGCGAACTGGTGAAGAAACTATTCGTCAGCAGGGGTATTTTATCAGCGGTAAGTTTGATCAACTGCAACGCAATATTCCCTACTCCGCGATCGTCCATGCCTTTCAATCTTTAGTACGGCAACTACTGACCGAAAACACCCTGCATCTCAACCAGTGGCGCGATAAATTGCTAGCTGCCCTCGGCACTAATGGTCAAATCATGATCGATGTGATTCCCGAAATTGAGTTGATTTTGGGTAAGCAGCCTGCTGTTACGCCCCTTCCGCCTGCAGAAGCGCAAAATCGCTTTGATCTAGTCTTCCAAAGCTTTGTGCGGGTGTTCTGTCAACAAACCCATCCATTGGTGATTTTTCTAGACGACTTACAATGGGCTGATTCTGCCACACTGCGCTTAATTAAACTCATGCTGACTGATCAGCAAACTGAATATTTATTCTTGATTGGTGCTTATCGTAATAATGAAATTACTGCAACCCATCCACTCATTTTAACATTAGAGGAATTACAGCAGCATAACGTTTCAATTAACCAAATCATTCTTAATTCATTAACCTTTGAGCATATCTCTAATTTAATTTCAGAAACACTCCATCATGATTCGAAAACTATTGAGCCATTAGCAAAACTAGTACATAGCAAAACAGCCGGGAACCCTTTCTTTATTAATGAATTCCTTAAAGCACTACATCAGGAGGACTTACTGCGCTTTAATCTTGCCACGCAGCAGTGGGAATGGGTGATCGCTGAAATTGAGGCGATGGATATTACGGATAATGTAGTGGAGTTAATGATTCGCAAATTGCAGAAGTTGCCACAACCTACTCAGGTGATTTTACAAATTGCTGCCTGCATTGGTAATCGATTTGATCTGAACACCCTAGCGATCGCTCATCCCAGCAGCTTACACGAGCTAGATCAAGCTCTTTTGCCTGCTGCTCAGGCAGGACTGATTTCAGCCGCTTCAAAACCAGTAGTTATTCAAACCGATGCAGGGACTTATAGTTTGATGGTTCTCCACTACAAGTTTCTCCATGATCGCATTCAGCAAGCTGCCTACGCTCTGATTGAGCCAACTCAAAGACAGGTAGTACATTGGCAAATTGGACAGTTGCTATTAAAAAAACTTGATCAAAGTCAGCAAATAGAACGCATTTTTGAACTACTAAAACACCTAAATTTAGGGCAAAGCCAGATTGTAAGCCAAGCTGAACGAGATGAATTAGCCCGATTAAATCTAATCGCAGCTCAAAGAGCAAAAGCAGCCACTGCTTATATTGCCGCCAAGGACTATCTGGAAGAGGCAGAAAAAAACTTAGGCGAAAACTGCTGGGTTGACCAGTATGAACTAACATTAAAACTCTATAAAGAACGAGCAGAGATTGGATACTTGCTAGGAAATTTGCAACAAGCAGAGGAGCTTGTTTACAAAATTTTGACTCATTCTAAATCAATTATAGAAAGAGCAGAAGTTCATCGATTATTAATCATCATCTATACTTTGCAAGGACGCTATCAGGAGGCAATTCAAGCTGCACGAAAGGGACTGGCGTTAGTAGGTGTTGATGTCCCAGAGACAGACTTGCAAGCTGCTTTAGACACAGAAATGAAACAAGCTCGTCAACGTTTAGATAATTGTGAAATTGCAACGCTTGTGAACGCTCCAGAAGTTACACAGCCAGAAAAACGGGTGGCGCTCGAACTATTGATGTATGCAGGTTCACCGACCTACATTTCTGATCAAGCACTGTGGCGAGTCTTAAATATGAAGCTGGTGAATTTCTCGCTGCAATATGGTCATCGTCCAGAATCGGCTCATGGCTATGCGAATTATGGACTCTTGCTAGGAACACTGGAACAAGATTATTGGACTGGCTATGAATTTGGTCAACTTGGGCTAGCAATTAGTGATCGATTTCACAGCCAAGTAGAAAAGTGCAAAACCTGTTTGGTAATTGGTAACTGCATTAATCACTGGGTCAAGCCATTAAGAGAAGATGAGCTAATTTTTCTGGAGGGCTATCGAGCAGGATTGGAATCTGGTGAATTACAATACGCAGGTTATAACATCGGTTATACGTTTGCCAGTTCCTTTTATCAGGGTGTTAATCTTGAGCTGCTACATACCAGAACATTGGGCTATTTGGAGTTCACGCAACAAACCAAAAATCAGTTTGCAACGGATGTATTGCTAGCGGGGCAGCTTGCAATTGAAAACTTAATTTGCGATCGCTCCAATCTTCTTCAATTTGGTGATCAAATCTTAAGCGAAGCAGCATTTTTAACAAATTGTCAGATCCACTGCACATTCGTTGGTATCTGTCATTACTACATCTATAAAGCTCAAATTCTTTTTCTATATGAGGAATTCTCTGAAGCTCTCCAATGTATTCAGGCAGCTAAAGCACTATTGTCCTCAATTCCTAGCAATATCTCACTCGTAGCCTACCATTTTTATGAATCCCTGATATTGCTAGCGTTATACCCAGATGCTACTGATGCGGAGAAACCAATTTACTGGGAGCAAATAACGAACAATCAAGCACAGATGAAATGCTGGATGAGTTACTGTCCAGCTAATTTTTTGCATTTATATCAACTGATTGAGGCAGAAATTGCACGGGTTTCTGGCAAAGATTGGTTAGCAATTGAATTCTATGATCAGGCGATCGCTGCGGCAAAAGAGAACCAGTTTATTCAAGATGAAGCCCTGGCAAATGAACTTGCTGCCAAGTTTTGGCTATCCAAGAATAAAAGCAAGTTGGCTAAGCCTTATCTTTTAGATGCTTACTATAACTATCAAAATTGGGGAGCAAAAACCAAGTTAACTAATCTAAAACAAAATTATCCGTCTTTGTTAACATCAATTACTAATTCATCTCATGAATTATCTATTCAGACTACTACAAGGTTAACATCTTACTCCGGTTCTAGCACCAGCACTACTACTCATTCACTGGATTTAGGAACCTTTCTAAAAGCCTCGCAAGCCATTGCACAAGAAATAGAGCTTGATTCTCTGCTGCAAACATTGATGAAAGTTGTGTTAGAGAATGCCGGAGCTGAAAAAGGGGCATTAATTCTATTGGTGGAGGGGGAAGCGGTCATTGTAGTTCAAGGTATCAGCGATCGCAATGGGATTATGGTTTCCAATTCATTGCCCGTTGCTATCCAGGATGCCCTGCCTATTCAAATTGTGCATTATGTATGCCGCACTCAAGAAAATTTGATATTAGATGATGCTACGACAGTACCAACTTTCGCATTTGACCCGTACATCATTCAGTATCAGCCTAAATCGATCCTGGCTTGCCCGATTAGCTACCAGGGCAAACTTACGGGTGTACTTTATTTAGAAAATGGTCAAACGACCAGTGCTTTTACCAGCGATCGTGTGGAAGTATTAACTCTATTGGCGGCGCAAATTGCCACCTCGCTTGAGAATGCAACCCTCTATCGAGAATTACAAACTGCGAATTCTGCTCTAAAGATTTCAGAAGCTCGTGAGCGAGAACGTGCCTTGCAGCTAGAGCAATCGTTGCACAAACTCCAGCAAACTCAAGCCCAACTCATTCAAACCGAGAAAATTTCCAGTCTGGGACAATTGGTGGCAGGCATTGCTCACGAAGTCAACAATCCAGTGGGCTTTATTTCTGGTAACTTGAGCTACGCTCAACAGTATGTTGCAGATCTGATCAATCTGGTTAACTTATTTCGACAACATTTCCCTGACTTACCCGATGAGATTGTCGATACGATTGAGGATATTGACCTGGATTATCTGACAGATGATTTGCCGAAGTTAATTACATCGATGAAATTGGGTACTGATCGGATTCGAGAGATTATGCAATCCTTGCGAAACTATTCTCGTACCGATGAAGGAGAGAAGCGAGCAGTTGATATTCACGAGGGCATTGAAGCAACCTTGATGATCCTATCGCATCGGCTAAAAGCAAACGGCCATCGTCCGGCAATTCAACTTATTAAAGAGTACAGTAATCTACCGCCTGTTGAATGTTATCCTGGTCAGTTGAATCAGGTATTCATGAATATCCTGGCAAATGCGATCGATGCCTTGGAAGAAGCCAATCAGGGCAAGAGTTATATGCAGCTAGAACAAAGCCCTAACTCGATTACAATTCGCACCAGCTTAGATGGCGATCGCGTGTGCATTCAGATTATAGACAATGGGTCTGGGATGCCAGAGGATGTTCGTCAAAAACTGTTTACACCCTTCTTCACAACCAAGCCAGAAGGCAAAGGAACTGGGCTGGGATTATCAATCAGTTATGAAATTATCACAGTCAAACATGGCGGTACCCTGGAGTGCCTTTCTACCTTAGGACAAGGAACAACCTTTCTGATCAAGTTATAG
- a CDS encoding putative ABC-type transport system, permease component (IMG reference gene:2510098270~PFAM: Branched-chain amino acid transport system / permease component), protein MPWEQILTWNFLIALISAGIRLAVPVLLAVLGEIVTESAGVLNLGLEGVMLVGGLAGFAATHAIEKMVGFPELAAWLGLAVGSLAGAGMGLITAVMAVSLRADQVVTGITLVILGQGLTDYLYRRQFGSAGARVTGMDEWAIPGLSNIPIIGEIFFNQTAVVYITGLLVFVCWFLLFRTYWGLELRSIGENPAAADTSGLNVTRIRYVAVLLGSAMAGLGGAVLTVVQLNVFREGIVAGRGWIAIALVFFSRWQPLWALVGALLFGIADALQYRIQALGSADIPYEFLLMLPYILTLVVLLRGSARSEAPAQLGIPYDKDDR, encoded by the coding sequence ATGCCGTGGGAACAAATTCTGACCTGGAATTTTTTAATCGCCCTAATTTCAGCAGGAATTCGTTTAGCGGTGCCTGTGTTACTCGCAGTGCTGGGTGAAATTGTGACAGAATCTGCTGGCGTCCTGAATCTCGGGTTAGAAGGGGTAATGCTCGTGGGCGGATTAGCAGGGTTCGCAGCCACCCATGCGATCGAAAAAATGGTTGGGTTCCCAGAACTGGCAGCCTGGCTTGGCTTAGCGGTAGGGAGCCTGGCAGGGGCAGGTATGGGGTTGATTACAGCAGTGATGGCAGTAAGTCTACGAGCCGATCAGGTTGTAACAGGCATTACACTTGTGATTTTGGGACAAGGTTTAACCGACTATCTCTATCGACGGCAATTTGGCTCGGCAGGAGCACGAGTTACAGGTATGGATGAGTGGGCAATTCCCGGCTTGTCGAACATTCCTATCATTGGCGAAATTTTCTTTAACCAGACTGCTGTGGTTTACATTACGGGGTTACTAGTGTTTGTCTGTTGGTTCTTGCTGTTTCGTACCTACTGGGGCTTAGAACTGCGATCAATAGGAGAAAATCCTGCTGCTGCTGACACCTCTGGTCTAAATGTGACTCGGATTCGCTATGTGGCAGTGCTATTGGGTTCGGCAATGGCAGGCTTGGGTGGAGCGGTGCTGACTGTGGTACAGCTCAATGTTTTTAGAGAAGGAATTGTGGCAGGTCGCGGTTGGATTGCGATCGCCCTGGTTTTTTTCTCCCGTTGGCAGCCGTTGTGGGCGTTAGTGGGTGCTCTCCTGTTTGGCATTGCCGATGCCCTGCAATACCGCATTCAGGCATTGGGGTCAGCAGATATTCCCTACGAGTTTCTGCTAATGTTGCCCTACATACTTACCCTGGTCGTGCTCCTGCGAGGCTCTGCCCGTAGCGAAGCACCCGCCCAGTTGGGGATTCCCTATGACAAAGATGACCGCTAG
- a CDS encoding ABC-type anion transport system, duplicated permease component (IMG reference gene:2510098272~PFAM: Binding-protein-dependent transport system inner membrane component): MLKRTFPSPEALRRFPFGLADVAVILGTLVLLALLARIGAGTLVSFQPPDVVPAIDLDPQNLPYYAGRSTLRMFIALFFSTVFTLIYGYVAASSRRAERVMIPLLDILQSVPVLGFLSITVTGFIALFPGSLLGLEAASIFAIFTSQVWNMTFSFYQSLRTVPKELAEAATLYQLSGWQRFTKLEVPSAMIGLLWNAMMSFGGGWFFVAASEAISVLNQEYVLPGLGSYVAGAIAAEDLPALGWALLTIAIVIILVNQLFWRPLVAWSDKFRLEQSASSDAPESWVYDLLQAARIPRMLAKALSPIQETLNRFLSRLTQPKPSYLLDSEQQNGSDRIYNITLLVIIGALIAWALHFILTTVGLGEVFKTFGLGLLTLLRVMILLIFATLIWTPIGVAIGFNPKLARLLQPVVQFLASFPANFIFPFATLFFIRTNVSIEWGSILLMALGAQWYILFNSIAGAQSIPTDLREMTVDIGVTGWKRWQRLIIPGIFSAWVTGGVTASGGAWNASIVAEVVSWGQTTLTATGLGAYIAEATTIGDWPRITLGIGMMSLFVVGINRLFWRRLYALAETKYHL; the protein is encoded by the coding sequence ATGTTGAAACGTACTTTCCCTTCTCCAGAAGCTCTCCGCCGCTTTCCCTTTGGCTTGGCAGATGTCGCTGTTATCCTTGGCACATTGGTGTTGTTGGCGCTACTAGCTCGCATTGGAGCCGGAACATTGGTAAGTTTCCAACCGCCTGATGTGGTGCCTGCGATTGATTTAGATCCACAAAACTTACCTTACTACGCGGGCAGATCAACTCTGCGAATGTTCATTGCGTTGTTTTTTTCGACTGTTTTTACGCTGATCTATGGCTATGTGGCTGCTAGCAGTCGTCGGGCTGAACGAGTCATGATTCCCTTGCTAGATATTTTGCAATCAGTGCCAGTACTGGGGTTCCTGTCGATTACTGTAACGGGGTTTATTGCACTATTTCCGGGGAGCTTGCTGGGGCTGGAGGCAGCCTCTATTTTCGCCATTTTTACGAGTCAGGTCTGGAATATGACTTTTTCGTTCTACCAGTCTCTACGAACCGTTCCTAAGGAATTGGCGGAAGCTGCGACGCTCTATCAACTTTCGGGGTGGCAACGGTTTACCAAGCTGGAGGTGCCTTCTGCCATGATTGGCTTGTTGTGGAATGCCATGATGAGTTTTGGGGGCGGTTGGTTTTTCGTGGCGGCAAGTGAAGCAATCAGCGTCTTGAATCAGGAGTATGTGTTGCCAGGGCTGGGATCATACGTTGCTGGGGCGATCGCTGCTGAAGACCTACCAGCGTTGGGGTGGGCACTGTTGACAATAGCGATCGTCATTATTCTAGTTAATCAACTTTTTTGGCGACCGCTAGTTGCCTGGTCAGACAAGTTTCGCTTAGAACAGAGTGCTTCCTCGGATGCTCCTGAATCTTGGGTGTATGACTTACTCCAAGCCGCAAGGATTCCCCGAATGCTTGCTAAAGCACTGTCACCAATCCAGGAAACCTTGAACCGTTTCCTTTCAAGACTGACGCAACCCAAGCCTTCGTACTTGCTGGATTCAGAACAACAAAATGGCAGCGATCGCATCTACAACATCACGCTACTGGTAATTATTGGAGCCTTAATAGCATGGGCATTGCATTTTATTCTCACAACAGTGGGGCTAGGTGAAGTCTTCAAAACCTTTGGGTTAGGTCTCCTCACACTACTGCGGGTGATGATTCTGCTAATTTTTGCAACTTTGATTTGGACTCCAATTGGGGTTGCGATTGGCTTCAACCCTAAATTAGCAAGGTTATTGCAGCCTGTTGTACAGTTTCTTGCCTCATTTCCAGCCAACTTTATTTTCCCGTTTGCGACGCTCTTCTTTATTCGTACTAATGTCAGCATCGAATGGGGCAGTATTCTACTCATGGCATTAGGTGCGCAGTGGTATATTCTGTTTAATTCGATCGCTGGTGCTCAAAGCATTCCTACTGACTTAAGAGAAATGACTGTCGATATAGGAGTTACAGGATGGAAACGGTGGCAACGGTTAATCATACCAGGTATTTTTTCGGCATGGGTGACAGGTGGAGTCACTGCTAGTGGCGGCGCCTGGAACGCTAGCATTGTGGCTGAAGTTGTATCCTGGGGACAAACTACTCTAACCGCTACAGGGCTGGGTGCCTACATTGCTGAAGCAACCACTATTGGAGATTGGCCCCGGATTACCTTAGGCATTGGCATGATGAGCTTATTCGTTGTTGGGATCAATCGCCTATTTTGGCGACGGCTTTACGCTTTGGCAGAAACAAAATATCATCTATGA
- a CDS encoding ring-hydroxylating dioxygenase, large terminal subunit (IMG reference gene:2510098269~PFAM: Rieske [2Fe-2S] domain), translating into MVSQSHAAAVNLGNGQAGDRILVDRILINDWHVVAKADDLKPSTLLKVRLLDTDLVLWRGDNTPVCAWEDRCPHRSVRLSNGRVVGDTLVCSYHGLAYAPQGHCVKVPAHPEYTPPKQACIRTYLAQERYGLIYVCLGEPAQDIVAFPEWDDPTYRCYMTGPYHIRSNGLRAIENFLDVAHFPFIHTGILGDLDKPEIQDYDVTINEHGVCARNIRVWQPDPYGMGKGDYVSYDYWAFRPLTAYLRKYGPSGECLTLLYHVAPVSETECISWMSGALNYGHDISESDIMAYQDKIVLQDLKNLESHNPQHLPLDGNAEFHLPSDRTSLMYRKWLKQLGISYGVNTNPSCSTT; encoded by the coding sequence ATGGTTTCACAATCTCATGCCGCTGCTGTCAATTTGGGGAATGGTCAGGCAGGCGATCGCATTTTAGTTGACCGTATTTTAATCAACGATTGGCATGTGGTTGCAAAAGCTGATGATCTCAAACCCAGCACCTTGTTGAAAGTTCGTTTGCTAGATACTGATCTAGTCCTGTGGCGCGGGGATAATACCCCTGTGTGTGCCTGGGAAGATCGCTGCCCTCATCGGAGTGTGCGACTTTCGAATGGGCGAGTCGTCGGAGATACATTGGTTTGCTCCTATCACGGTTTAGCCTATGCCCCCCAGGGACACTGTGTGAAAGTACCTGCCCATCCTGAATACACGCCGCCTAAGCAAGCCTGTATTCGTACCTATCTTGCCCAAGAGCGGTACGGGTTAATCTACGTCTGCTTGGGTGAGCCAGCGCAGGATATCGTTGCCTTTCCAGAATGGGATGATCCCACCTACCGTTGTTACATGACGGGTCCCTATCATATTCGCTCCAATGGGCTGCGAGCGATTGAGAATTTTTTGGATGTCGCGCACTTTCCATTTATCCACACGGGCATTTTGGGTGATCTGGATAAACCGGAAATTCAGGATTATGACGTGACAATTAATGAACATGGTGTATGTGCTCGCAATATCCGAGTGTGGCAACCTGATCCCTATGGCATGGGCAAGGGAGATTATGTAAGCTATGACTATTGGGCTTTTCGTCCCTTAACAGCTTATTTGCGAAAATATGGCCCCTCTGGTGAATGTTTGACGTTGCTATACCACGTTGCTCCAGTCAGCGAAACTGAATGCATTAGTTGGATGAGTGGTGCACTCAATTACGGGCATGATATTTCAGAATCAGATATTATGGCTTACCAAGATAAAATCGTCTTGCAGGATTTGAAGAATCTAGAATCGCACAATCCCCAACATTTACCCCTCGATGGCAACGCAGAATTCCATTTGCCCAGCGATCGCACTTCTTTAATGTATCGTAAGTGGCTCAAGCAACTAGGAATTTCCTATGGTGTCAATACAAATCCATCTTGCTCAACGACCTAG
- a CDS encoding ABC-type uncharacterized transport system, permease component (IMG reference gene:2510098271~PFAM: Branched-chain amino acid transport system / permease component) has translation MLLIPISLSQSLTITRLKPFAPVAGAVLALVLGGLLLQLNGADPIQAYKTLWLGAFGGSQQLTETLLKATPLLIIALGLTVAFRAKVWNIGAEGQYYIGALCGGVVALALPNLPIAWLLPLMVLAGIVGGGIWSAIAGFLYLQRGMNLIICTLMLNYIGILFVQYLARVPLQQPDGFLPESAQFSPNAQIPTLPGTRLHWGVVLAFGLVGVVYFLLWRTSWGFQWRAVGARLSVARCAGMKTSISILTALVFSGALAGLAGILEVSYTYTRLKADISDGYGFSGILVALLGQLHPIGVLVAALLFSALMVGAQSLNVMLQIPASVAQVIQALLVLLVLAGNAIAQRES, from the coding sequence ATGCTTTTGATTCCAATCTCATTGAGCCAATCACTGACGATCACACGACTCAAGCCCTTTGCACCAGTTGCCGGAGCTGTGCTGGCGTTGGTGTTGGGTGGGTTGCTGCTACAATTGAATGGTGCAGATCCCATCCAGGCTTATAAAACGCTGTGGTTAGGGGCATTTGGCGGATCGCAACAGTTAACCGAAACCTTGCTAAAAGCAACGCCATTGCTGATTATTGCGCTGGGATTGACTGTGGCTTTCCGGGCGAAGGTCTGGAATATTGGCGCGGAGGGGCAATACTACATCGGGGCGTTGTGTGGCGGTGTGGTTGCCCTGGCGTTACCCAACCTACCTATTGCATGGTTGTTGCCTCTGATGGTGTTGGCAGGGATTGTGGGGGGAGGAATTTGGAGCGCGATCGCCGGATTTTTGTACCTCCAGCGCGGGATGAATTTGATTATTTGCACATTGATGTTGAACTATATCGGCATTTTGTTTGTGCAATATCTGGCACGGGTTCCTTTACAGCAACCAGATGGATTTCTACCAGAGTCGGCACAATTTAGCCCAAATGCTCAAATCCCGACTTTGCCTGGAACACGACTACACTGGGGCGTAGTCCTCGCATTTGGACTGGTGGGAGTGGTCTATTTTTTACTTTGGCGAACATCCTGGGGGTTTCAATGGCGAGCAGTTGGGGCGCGGCTCAGTGTTGCTCGTTGTGCTGGGATGAAAACAAGTATTAGCATTCTCACAGCATTAGTCTTCAGTGGAGCACTGGCAGGACTAGCAGGCATTTTAGAAGTGAGCTACACGTACACCCGCCTCAAAGCAGATATTTCCGATGGCTACGGATTTAGCGGTATTTTAGTGGCGTTGTTGGGGCAACTGCATCCAATCGGCGTTTTGGTAGCAGCGTTGCTATTTTCAGCATTGATGGTTGGGGCTCAATCGTTGAATGTAATGTTACAGATTCCAGCTTCAGTAGCGCAGGTGATTCAAGCGCTGTTAGTGTTGTTGGTGCTGGCAGGTAACGCGATCGCGCAACGGGAGTCGTAA